From a single Gadus morhua chromosome 3, gadMor3.0, whole genome shotgun sequence genomic region:
- the LOC115540139 gene encoding probable E3 ubiquitin-protein ligase HERC3 isoform X2 produces MFSWGEINLTRPNDLAENRDSEKDFQFVPSTKPIITSFSATNSTVTFTKSDGSSYFLRRQRDQDGNVTFGETTSVKCKHVVASSSGDSSLLLLSRDGSVLYVELSASAIPRSLKNVIKKRIIQVACGDQHSIILTEDGQALSWGSNTRGQLGLTLQETSVVPSPTPVAALSGVPLVQVTAGGAHTLALSVSGTVFGWGQNDAGQLGLGDMTDRSTPVTVERLNLKKTVTISCGERHTAVLTKGGVVLTFGSGGCGQLGHNSLLNELTPRVVAELWGAAVTQVSCGSNHTMALVGPTKKIYSFGRGEEGQLGNRLTTDCSVPLPVLLPHDDWSIKQIFAGGNQSLALCSLSQEPVKDLPGIVTALDMDTIDFWLSKCQKPKLWQQIRKKIKDLFSSTSSLNASFLDRSDDKHYRTSATCSGLDLVLLSTALAKLATKAKVLQEVETVIRDCLLPSLTGQPVGFEGLRVYYLLVELLHVPQLQQLSMGVADALLSLHPDRVAVLVGLWSRTPAFYRSAVETFCNVSRKHLSSLDVENRERTNLFMKTAGVLQRLHSASSKGSRCLADSVFHVTTVINTIETFVELCSLKAEREHRLIYHVEVDNDGLRIINNTNYYFRILLSLVKYPCILPVECKLKLWMYHLINATNLQPGRIQFNVHRGTVLKDTLICLRTSFHDPRLKLKVKFLEEDGLDDGGVSLEFFNTLAKELKEAEPQILEVNKEGVAWFSKKVAQLTDEFFLLGTLCGMALYNQCLMNIPFPLALFKKLLGLKPTLDDLMELSPTVAQSFIKLLDEDEEEAVRDLDLDFGGDAEDLDLLPNGQSIPLTKVNRQKYVDLQVDMVFSRSVEHQFKEFERGFLRGCPSPEWRMFLPDQLMTLLKGEEVFNWDDLRQNAAYEYCTPNDEIIKNFWRVFTEFSVEQKKDFLKFLTGTDRIPKVRSSSIMIIIKLTRYPQPELYFPMAETCFWILNLPNYSNIQTLRQKLLHAVEFCDGFGRK; encoded by the exons ATGTTTTCATGGGGAGAAATTAATTTAACGAGGCCGAATGATTTGGCAGAAAACCGAGACTCAGAGAAAGACTTTCAGTTCGTACCATCGACCAAACCGATAATAACGAGTTTCTCTGCCACTAATTCAACGGTAACGTTTACCAAAAGTGATGGATCATCATACTTTCTTCGGCGGCAAAGGGACCAAGATGGAAATGTGACATTCGGTGAAACCA CGAGTGTCAAGTGCAAACACGTTGTAGCTTCAAGTTCAGGTGACTCTAGTCTTCTCCTGCTGTCCCGGGATGGCTCTGTCCTCTATGTGGAACTCAGTGCATCTGCCATTCCAAG ATCGCTAAAAAACGTCATTAAAAAAAGGATCATTCAGGTCGCATGTGGAGACCAACATTCCATAATTTTAACTGAAG ATGGACAAGCATTGTCTTGGGGCAGCAACACTCGGGGGCAACTGGGTCTCACCCTCCAAGAGACCTCTGTCGTCCCGTCCCCTACACCAGTGGCAGCCCTGTCAGGGGTACCCCTAGTCCAGGTCACCGCTGGGGGAGCCCACACTCTGGCCTTGTCTGTCTCTGGAACCGTATTCGGCTGGGGGCAGAATGACGCCGGGCAACTGGGTCTTGGAGACATGACAG ACAGATCTACTCCAGTGACAGTTGAGCGTCTCAACCTTAAGAAGACTGTTACCATTTCTTGTGGTGAAAGACACACTGCTGTTCTGACAAAG GGAGGCGTGGTGTTGACCTTCGGCAGCGGTGGCTGTGGGCAGCTGGGACACAACTCTCTGCTGAATGAGCTGACCCCTCGTGTGGTGGCTGAACTCTGGGGCGCAGCGGTCACCCAGGTCTCCTGTGGCAG CAACCACACCATGGCATTAGTAGGCCCAACAAAGAAGATCTATTCATTTGGTCGTGGAGAAGAAGGCCAGCTTGGAAACAGGCTCACCACAGACTGTTCGGTGCCTCTGCCTGTTCTGCTGCCTCATG ATGACTGGAGTATAAAGCAAATATTTGCTGGAGGAAACCAATCTTTGGCCCTTTGTTCTCTCAGTCAG GAACCTGTGAAGGATCTTCCGGGGATTGTTACAGCTCTGGATATGGACACCATTGATTTTTGGCTTTCAAAGTGTCAAAAACCAAAATTATGGCAGCAAATCCGAAA AAAGATCAAGGATTTATTCTCCTCCACGTCTTCCTTGAACGCCAGCTTTCTTGACAGAAG CGATGACAAGCACTACCGGACCTCAGCCACGTGCTCTGGCTTGGACTTGGTTCTTCTCAGCACAGCTTTGGCCAAGCTAGCGACAAAAGCTAAAGTGCTACAGGAG GTGGAGACCGTCATCAGAGACTGTCTCCTGCCCTCGTTGACTGGGCAGCCGGTCGGGTTTGAAGGCCTGAGGGTTTACTACctgctggtggagctgctgcACGTACCGCAGCTCCAACAGCTCTCTATGGGGGTGGCTGATGCCTTGCTCTCTCTGCACCCAGACAGAGTGGCAGTCCTTG TTGGACTGTGGTCCAGGACACCTGCCTTCTACCGATCCGCAGTGGAGACCTTCTGCAACGTGTCCAGGAAGCACCTCTCCTCCTTAGATgtggaaaacagagagagaaccaaCCTCTTTATGAAGACAGCAGGGGTTTTGCAAAGGCTTCATTCT GCCAGCAGTAAAGGTTCACGGTGCCTCGCAGATAGTGTTTTCCATGTGACGACAGTCATAAATACTATCGAGACG TTTGTAGAACTGTGTTCCTTGAAAGCAGAGAGGGAGCACCGATTAATCTACCATGTGGAGGTGGACAACGATGGACTAAGGATAATAAACAACaccaattattatttt AGAATCTTGTTGTCTCTGGTGAAGTACCCTTGCATTCTACCCGTAGAATGCAAGCTGAAGCTGTGGATGTATCATCTGATCAATGCCACG AATTTGCAGCCAGGACGCATTCAATTCAATGTGCACCGAGGCACAGTGCTGAAGGACACTTTAATATGTCTGCGGACTTCTTTCCATGACCCAAGATTAAAACTTAAG GTGAAGTTTCTGGAGGAAGATGGCCTTGACGATGGAGGTGTGTCATTGGAATTCTTTAACACCCTTGCAAAAGAACTTAAGGAGGCAGAACCACAAATACTTGAAGTGAATAAGGAAGGAGTGGCCTGGTTCAGCAAGAAG GTCGCCCAGCTGACTGATGAGTTCTTCCTACTGGGCACGCTCTGTGGCATGGCTCTGTATAACCAGTGCCTGATGAACATCCCCTTCCCCTTGGCTCTCTTCAAGAAGCTCCTGGGCTTGAAGCCAACCCTGGACGACCTCATGGAGCTGTCGCCAACTGTTGCACA GAGTTTCATCAAGCTGCTGgacgaggatgaagaggaggctgTCAGAGACCTAGACTTAGATTTCGGAGGG GATGCAGAAGATTTGGATCTTCTACCTAATGGACAGTCCATTCCATTGACCAAAGTCAacag GCAGAAATATGTGGACCTCCAAGTGGACATGGTGTTCAGCCGCTCGGTGGAGCATCAGTTCAAGGAGTTCGAGAGAGGCTTCTTGAGAGGCTGCCCTTCACCTGAGTGGAGAATGTTCCTCCCTGATCAACTCATGACGCTCCTCAAGGGAGAGGAGGTCTTCAACTGGGACGATCTGAGACAG AATGCTGCATATGAGTACTGCACACCCAATGATGAAATCATCAAAAACTTTTGGCGTGTCTTCACCGAGTTCTCCGTGGAGCAGAAGAAGGACTTCCTCA AATTCCTGACTGGAACGGACCGAATTCCCAAAGTTCGCAGTTCATCGATCATGATAATTATCAAGTTGACGCGTTACCCACAGCCTGAGCTGTACTTTCCAATGGCTGAGACCTGCTTCTGGATCTTGAATCTCCCCAACTACAGCAACATCCAAACGCTTCGTCAAAAACTCCTTCATGCGGTTGAGTTTTGCGATGGTTTTGGACGAAAGTGA
- the LOC115540139 gene encoding probable E3 ubiquitin-protein ligase HERC3 isoform X3: MFSWGEINLTRPNDLAENRDSEKDFQFVPSTKPIITSFSATNSTVTFTKSDGSSYFLRRQRDQDGNVTFGETNGQALSWGSNTRGQLGLTLQETSVVPSPTPVAALSGVPLVQVTAGGAHTLALSVSGTVFGWGQNDAGQLGLGDMTDRSTPVTVERLNLKKTVTISCGERHTAVLTKGGVVLTFGSGGCGQLGHNSLLNELTPRVVAELWGAAVTQVSCGSNHTMALVGPTKKIYSFGRGEEGQLGNRLTTDCSVPLPVLLPHEDDWSIKQIFAGGNQSLALCSLSQEPVKDLPGIVTALDMDTIDFWLSKCQKPKLWQQIRKKIKDLFSSTSSLNASFLDRSDDKHYRTSATCSGLDLVLLSTALAKLATKAKVLQEVETVIRDCLLPSLTGQPVGFEGLRVYYLLVELLHVPQLQQLSMGVADALLSLHPDRVAVLVGLWSRTPAFYRSAVETFCNVSRKHLSSLDVENRERTNLFMKTAGVLQRLHSASSKGSRCLADSVFHVTTVINTIETFVELCSLKAEREHRLIYHVEVDNDGLRIINNTNYYFRILLSLVKYPCILPVECKLKLWMYHLINATNLQPGRIQFNVHRGTVLKDTLICLRTSFHDPRLKLKVKFLEEDGLDDGGVSLEFFNTLAKELKEAEPQILEVNKEGVAWFSKKVAQLTDEFFLLGTLCGMALYNQCLMNIPFPLALFKKLLGLKPTLDDLMELSPTVAQSFIKLLDEDEEEAVRDLDLDFGGDAEDLDLLPNGQSIPLTKVNRQKYVDLQVDMVFSRSVEHQFKEFERGFLRGCPSPEWRMFLPDQLMTLLKGEEVFNWDDLRQNAAYEYCTPNDEIIKNFWRVFTEFSVEQKKDFLKFLTGTDRIPKVRSSSIMIIIKLTRYPQPELYFPMAETCFWILNLPNYSNIQTLRQKLLHAVEFCDGFGRK, encoded by the exons ATGTTTTCATGGGGAGAAATTAATTTAACGAGGCCGAATGATTTGGCAGAAAACCGAGACTCAGAGAAAGACTTTCAGTTCGTACCATCGACCAAACCGATAATAACGAGTTTCTCTGCCACTAATTCAACGGTAACGTTTACCAAAAGTGATGGATCATCATACTTTCTTCGGCGGCAAAGGGACCAAGATGGAAATGTGACATTCGGTGAAACCA ATGGACAAGCATTGTCTTGGGGCAGCAACACTCGGGGGCAACTGGGTCTCACCCTCCAAGAGACCTCTGTCGTCCCGTCCCCTACACCAGTGGCAGCCCTGTCAGGGGTACCCCTAGTCCAGGTCACCGCTGGGGGAGCCCACACTCTGGCCTTGTCTGTCTCTGGAACCGTATTCGGCTGGGGGCAGAATGACGCCGGGCAACTGGGTCTTGGAGACATGACAG ACAGATCTACTCCAGTGACAGTTGAGCGTCTCAACCTTAAGAAGACTGTTACCATTTCTTGTGGTGAAAGACACACTGCTGTTCTGACAAAG GGAGGCGTGGTGTTGACCTTCGGCAGCGGTGGCTGTGGGCAGCTGGGACACAACTCTCTGCTGAATGAGCTGACCCCTCGTGTGGTGGCTGAACTCTGGGGCGCAGCGGTCACCCAGGTCTCCTGTGGCAG CAACCACACCATGGCATTAGTAGGCCCAACAAAGAAGATCTATTCATTTGGTCGTGGAGAAGAAGGCCAGCTTGGAAACAGGCTCACCACAGACTGTTCGGTGCCTCTGCCTGTTCTGCTGCCTCATG AAGATGACTGGAGTATAAAGCAAATATTTGCTGGAGGAAACCAATCTTTGGCCCTTTGTTCTCTCAGTCAG GAACCTGTGAAGGATCTTCCGGGGATTGTTACAGCTCTGGATATGGACACCATTGATTTTTGGCTTTCAAAGTGTCAAAAACCAAAATTATGGCAGCAAATCCGAAA AAAGATCAAGGATTTATTCTCCTCCACGTCTTCCTTGAACGCCAGCTTTCTTGACAGAAG CGATGACAAGCACTACCGGACCTCAGCCACGTGCTCTGGCTTGGACTTGGTTCTTCTCAGCACAGCTTTGGCCAAGCTAGCGACAAAAGCTAAAGTGCTACAGGAG GTGGAGACCGTCATCAGAGACTGTCTCCTGCCCTCGTTGACTGGGCAGCCGGTCGGGTTTGAAGGCCTGAGGGTTTACTACctgctggtggagctgctgcACGTACCGCAGCTCCAACAGCTCTCTATGGGGGTGGCTGATGCCTTGCTCTCTCTGCACCCAGACAGAGTGGCAGTCCTTG TTGGACTGTGGTCCAGGACACCTGCCTTCTACCGATCCGCAGTGGAGACCTTCTGCAACGTGTCCAGGAAGCACCTCTCCTCCTTAGATgtggaaaacagagagagaaccaaCCTCTTTATGAAGACAGCAGGGGTTTTGCAAAGGCTTCATTCT GCCAGCAGTAAAGGTTCACGGTGCCTCGCAGATAGTGTTTTCCATGTGACGACAGTCATAAATACTATCGAGACG TTTGTAGAACTGTGTTCCTTGAAAGCAGAGAGGGAGCACCGATTAATCTACCATGTGGAGGTGGACAACGATGGACTAAGGATAATAAACAACaccaattattatttt AGAATCTTGTTGTCTCTGGTGAAGTACCCTTGCATTCTACCCGTAGAATGCAAGCTGAAGCTGTGGATGTATCATCTGATCAATGCCACG AATTTGCAGCCAGGACGCATTCAATTCAATGTGCACCGAGGCACAGTGCTGAAGGACACTTTAATATGTCTGCGGACTTCTTTCCATGACCCAAGATTAAAACTTAAG GTGAAGTTTCTGGAGGAAGATGGCCTTGACGATGGAGGTGTGTCATTGGAATTCTTTAACACCCTTGCAAAAGAACTTAAGGAGGCAGAACCACAAATACTTGAAGTGAATAAGGAAGGAGTGGCCTGGTTCAGCAAGAAG GTCGCCCAGCTGACTGATGAGTTCTTCCTACTGGGCACGCTCTGTGGCATGGCTCTGTATAACCAGTGCCTGATGAACATCCCCTTCCCCTTGGCTCTCTTCAAGAAGCTCCTGGGCTTGAAGCCAACCCTGGACGACCTCATGGAGCTGTCGCCAACTGTTGCACA GAGTTTCATCAAGCTGCTGgacgaggatgaagaggaggctgTCAGAGACCTAGACTTAGATTTCGGAGGG GATGCAGAAGATTTGGATCTTCTACCTAATGGACAGTCCATTCCATTGACCAAAGTCAacag GCAGAAATATGTGGACCTCCAAGTGGACATGGTGTTCAGCCGCTCGGTGGAGCATCAGTTCAAGGAGTTCGAGAGAGGCTTCTTGAGAGGCTGCCCTTCACCTGAGTGGAGAATGTTCCTCCCTGATCAACTCATGACGCTCCTCAAGGGAGAGGAGGTCTTCAACTGGGACGATCTGAGACAG AATGCTGCATATGAGTACTGCACACCCAATGATGAAATCATCAAAAACTTTTGGCGTGTCTTCACCGAGTTCTCCGTGGAGCAGAAGAAGGACTTCCTCA AATTCCTGACTGGAACGGACCGAATTCCCAAAGTTCGCAGTTCATCGATCATGATAATTATCAAGTTGACGCGTTACCCACAGCCTGAGCTGTACTTTCCAATGGCTGAGACCTGCTTCTGGATCTTGAATCTCCCCAACTACAGCAACATCCAAACGCTTCGTCAAAAACTCCTTCATGCGGTTGAGTTTTGCGATGGTTTTGGACGAAAGTGA
- the LOC115540139 gene encoding probable E3 ubiquitin-protein ligase HERC3 isoform X1 has protein sequence MFSWGEINLTRPNDLAENRDSEKDFQFVPSTKPIITSFSATNSTVTFTKSDGSSYFLRRQRDQDGNVTFGETTSVKCKHVVASSSGDSSLLLLSRDGSVLYVELSASAIPRSLKNVIKKRIIQVACGDQHSIILTEDGQALSWGSNTRGQLGLTLQETSVVPSPTPVAALSGVPLVQVTAGGAHTLALSVSGTVFGWGQNDAGQLGLGDMTDRSTPVTVERLNLKKTVTISCGERHTAVLTKGGVVLTFGSGGCGQLGHNSLLNELTPRVVAELWGAAVTQVSCGSNHTMALVGPTKKIYSFGRGEEGQLGNRLTTDCSVPLPVLLPHEDDWSIKQIFAGGNQSLALCSLSQEPVKDLPGIVTALDMDTIDFWLSKCQKPKLWQQIRKKIKDLFSSTSSLNASFLDRSDDKHYRTSATCSGLDLVLLSTALAKLATKAKVLQEVETVIRDCLLPSLTGQPVGFEGLRVYYLLVELLHVPQLQQLSMGVADALLSLHPDRVAVLVGLWSRTPAFYRSAVETFCNVSRKHLSSLDVENRERTNLFMKTAGVLQRLHSASSKGSRCLADSVFHVTTVINTIETFVELCSLKAEREHRLIYHVEVDNDGLRIINNTNYYFRILLSLVKYPCILPVECKLKLWMYHLINATNLQPGRIQFNVHRGTVLKDTLICLRTSFHDPRLKLKVKFLEEDGLDDGGVSLEFFNTLAKELKEAEPQILEVNKEGVAWFSKKVAQLTDEFFLLGTLCGMALYNQCLMNIPFPLALFKKLLGLKPTLDDLMELSPTVAQSFIKLLDEDEEEAVRDLDLDFGGDAEDLDLLPNGQSIPLTKVNRQKYVDLQVDMVFSRSVEHQFKEFERGFLRGCPSPEWRMFLPDQLMTLLKGEEVFNWDDLRQNAAYEYCTPNDEIIKNFWRVFTEFSVEQKKDFLKFLTGTDRIPKVRSSSIMIIIKLTRYPQPELYFPMAETCFWILNLPNYSNIQTLRQKLLHAVEFCDGFGRK, from the exons ATGTTTTCATGGGGAGAAATTAATTTAACGAGGCCGAATGATTTGGCAGAAAACCGAGACTCAGAGAAAGACTTTCAGTTCGTACCATCGACCAAACCGATAATAACGAGTTTCTCTGCCACTAATTCAACGGTAACGTTTACCAAAAGTGATGGATCATCATACTTTCTTCGGCGGCAAAGGGACCAAGATGGAAATGTGACATTCGGTGAAACCA CGAGTGTCAAGTGCAAACACGTTGTAGCTTCAAGTTCAGGTGACTCTAGTCTTCTCCTGCTGTCCCGGGATGGCTCTGTCCTCTATGTGGAACTCAGTGCATCTGCCATTCCAAG ATCGCTAAAAAACGTCATTAAAAAAAGGATCATTCAGGTCGCATGTGGAGACCAACATTCCATAATTTTAACTGAAG ATGGACAAGCATTGTCTTGGGGCAGCAACACTCGGGGGCAACTGGGTCTCACCCTCCAAGAGACCTCTGTCGTCCCGTCCCCTACACCAGTGGCAGCCCTGTCAGGGGTACCCCTAGTCCAGGTCACCGCTGGGGGAGCCCACACTCTGGCCTTGTCTGTCTCTGGAACCGTATTCGGCTGGGGGCAGAATGACGCCGGGCAACTGGGTCTTGGAGACATGACAG ACAGATCTACTCCAGTGACAGTTGAGCGTCTCAACCTTAAGAAGACTGTTACCATTTCTTGTGGTGAAAGACACACTGCTGTTCTGACAAAG GGAGGCGTGGTGTTGACCTTCGGCAGCGGTGGCTGTGGGCAGCTGGGACACAACTCTCTGCTGAATGAGCTGACCCCTCGTGTGGTGGCTGAACTCTGGGGCGCAGCGGTCACCCAGGTCTCCTGTGGCAG CAACCACACCATGGCATTAGTAGGCCCAACAAAGAAGATCTATTCATTTGGTCGTGGAGAAGAAGGCCAGCTTGGAAACAGGCTCACCACAGACTGTTCGGTGCCTCTGCCTGTTCTGCTGCCTCATG AAGATGACTGGAGTATAAAGCAAATATTTGCTGGAGGAAACCAATCTTTGGCCCTTTGTTCTCTCAGTCAG GAACCTGTGAAGGATCTTCCGGGGATTGTTACAGCTCTGGATATGGACACCATTGATTTTTGGCTTTCAAAGTGTCAAAAACCAAAATTATGGCAGCAAATCCGAAA AAAGATCAAGGATTTATTCTCCTCCACGTCTTCCTTGAACGCCAGCTTTCTTGACAGAAG CGATGACAAGCACTACCGGACCTCAGCCACGTGCTCTGGCTTGGACTTGGTTCTTCTCAGCACAGCTTTGGCCAAGCTAGCGACAAAAGCTAAAGTGCTACAGGAG GTGGAGACCGTCATCAGAGACTGTCTCCTGCCCTCGTTGACTGGGCAGCCGGTCGGGTTTGAAGGCCTGAGGGTTTACTACctgctggtggagctgctgcACGTACCGCAGCTCCAACAGCTCTCTATGGGGGTGGCTGATGCCTTGCTCTCTCTGCACCCAGACAGAGTGGCAGTCCTTG TTGGACTGTGGTCCAGGACACCTGCCTTCTACCGATCCGCAGTGGAGACCTTCTGCAACGTGTCCAGGAAGCACCTCTCCTCCTTAGATgtggaaaacagagagagaaccaaCCTCTTTATGAAGACAGCAGGGGTTTTGCAAAGGCTTCATTCT GCCAGCAGTAAAGGTTCACGGTGCCTCGCAGATAGTGTTTTCCATGTGACGACAGTCATAAATACTATCGAGACG TTTGTAGAACTGTGTTCCTTGAAAGCAGAGAGGGAGCACCGATTAATCTACCATGTGGAGGTGGACAACGATGGACTAAGGATAATAAACAACaccaattattatttt AGAATCTTGTTGTCTCTGGTGAAGTACCCTTGCATTCTACCCGTAGAATGCAAGCTGAAGCTGTGGATGTATCATCTGATCAATGCCACG AATTTGCAGCCAGGACGCATTCAATTCAATGTGCACCGAGGCACAGTGCTGAAGGACACTTTAATATGTCTGCGGACTTCTTTCCATGACCCAAGATTAAAACTTAAG GTGAAGTTTCTGGAGGAAGATGGCCTTGACGATGGAGGTGTGTCATTGGAATTCTTTAACACCCTTGCAAAAGAACTTAAGGAGGCAGAACCACAAATACTTGAAGTGAATAAGGAAGGAGTGGCCTGGTTCAGCAAGAAG GTCGCCCAGCTGACTGATGAGTTCTTCCTACTGGGCACGCTCTGTGGCATGGCTCTGTATAACCAGTGCCTGATGAACATCCCCTTCCCCTTGGCTCTCTTCAAGAAGCTCCTGGGCTTGAAGCCAACCCTGGACGACCTCATGGAGCTGTCGCCAACTGTTGCACA GAGTTTCATCAAGCTGCTGgacgaggatgaagaggaggctgTCAGAGACCTAGACTTAGATTTCGGAGGG GATGCAGAAGATTTGGATCTTCTACCTAATGGACAGTCCATTCCATTGACCAAAGTCAacag GCAGAAATATGTGGACCTCCAAGTGGACATGGTGTTCAGCCGCTCGGTGGAGCATCAGTTCAAGGAGTTCGAGAGAGGCTTCTTGAGAGGCTGCCCTTCACCTGAGTGGAGAATGTTCCTCCCTGATCAACTCATGACGCTCCTCAAGGGAGAGGAGGTCTTCAACTGGGACGATCTGAGACAG AATGCTGCATATGAGTACTGCACACCCAATGATGAAATCATCAAAAACTTTTGGCGTGTCTTCACCGAGTTCTCCGTGGAGCAGAAGAAGGACTTCCTCA AATTCCTGACTGGAACGGACCGAATTCCCAAAGTTCGCAGTTCATCGATCATGATAATTATCAAGTTGACGCGTTACCCACAGCCTGAGCTGTACTTTCCAATGGCTGAGACCTGCTTCTGGATCTTGAATCTCCCCAACTACAGCAACATCCAAACGCTTCGTCAAAAACTCCTTCATGCGGTTGAGTTTTGCGATGGTTTTGGACGAAAGTGA